The following are encoded together in the Bradyrhizobium algeriense genome:
- the rplQ gene encoding 50S ribosomal protein L17, which produces MRHGKVHRKLNRTAEHRKAMFANMCAALIKHEQIVTTLPKAKELRPIVEKLVTLGKKGGLAMRRQAISEMRDKDQVKKLFDTLATRYKDRQGGYTRIIKAGFRYGDNAPMAVIEFVDRDVDAKGQDSGPVQEKEAEAA; this is translated from the coding sequence ATGCGTCACGGCAAGGTTCATCGTAAGCTCAACCGCACCGCCGAGCATCGCAAGGCGATGTTCGCCAACATGTGCGCGGCGCTGATCAAGCACGAGCAGATCGTCACCACGCTGCCGAAGGCGAAGGAATTGCGCCCGATCGTCGAGAAGCTGGTCACCCTCGGCAAGAAGGGCGGGCTGGCCATGCGCCGCCAGGCGATCTCGGAAATGCGCGACAAGGATCAGGTCAAGAAGCTGTTCGACACGCTGGCGACCCGCTACAAGGACCGCCAGGGCGGCTACACCCGCATCATCAAGGCCGGCTTCCGCTACGGCGACAACGCCCCGATGGCCGTGATCGAGTTCGTCGACCGCGACGTCGATGCCAAGGGCCAGGATTCCGGCCCGGTGCAGGAAAAGGAAGCGGAAGCGGCGTAA
- a CDS encoding SDR family oxidoreductase: protein MKIDLSGKTALVTGSTSGIGHAIAKGLLAAGADVVINGRTQAKVDAVVAALGKTADKAGGKVRGVAADVSTAAGCKALVAALPDVDILINNAGIFEPKHFFDIPDEDWSRFFDINVMSGIRLSRAYMPGMLKRNWGRIVFIASESALMIPKEMIHYGMTKTAQLAVSRGLAELTRGTAVTVNSVMPGPTMSEGVETFVADLARQNGQSEQDAAAQFIKQHRPGSLIQRFASVEEIANMVIYVSSKEASATNGAALRAEGGLIQTIA, encoded by the coding sequence ATGAAAATCGATCTTTCGGGCAAGACGGCGCTGGTGACGGGCTCCACCTCCGGTATCGGCCACGCAATTGCCAAGGGCCTCCTTGCTGCAGGCGCGGACGTGGTGATCAATGGCCGGACGCAAGCCAAGGTCGATGCCGTGGTTGCCGCGCTCGGCAAGACTGCTGACAAGGCCGGCGGCAAGGTGCGGGGTGTTGCCGCTGATGTCTCGACGGCGGCGGGATGCAAGGCCCTGGTTGCGGCGCTGCCTGATGTCGACATTCTCATCAATAACGCCGGCATCTTCGAGCCGAAGCACTTCTTCGATATTCCGGATGAGGACTGGAGCCGCTTTTTCGATATCAACGTGATGTCCGGCATCCGTTTGTCGCGCGCCTACATGCCGGGCATGCTGAAGCGGAATTGGGGCCGTATCGTTTTCATCGCCTCGGAGTCGGCGCTGATGATCCCGAAGGAGATGATCCATTACGGCATGACCAAGACGGCGCAGCTCGCCGTTTCGCGCGGTCTTGCCGAATTGACCCGGGGTACCGCTGTTACCGTCAATTCAGTGATGCCGGGGCCGACCATGTCCGAAGGCGTCGAGACTTTCGTTGCCGATCTCGCCAGGCAGAACGGCCAGTCCGAGCAGGATGCGGCCGCGCAGTTCATCAAGCAGCATCGCCCTGGATCGCTGATCCAGCGCTTTGCCAGCGTCGAGGAGATCGCCAATATGGTGATCTACGTCAGTTCGAAAGAGGCTTCCGCCACCAACGGCGCCGCGCTGCGGGCAGAAGGCGGATTGATTCAGACCATCGCGTGA
- a CDS encoding DUF1330 domain-containing protein produces the protein MSAYVISEVDVRDAASFGAYRATAAKTIAHYGGRYLVRGGGANLIEGGPPPKTIIVVEFPTMQRLREWYASPEYAEALKVRQTALDRRLIFVEGVPLA, from the coding sequence ATGTCGGCCTATGTTATTTCCGAAGTCGATGTGCGCGATGCGGCAAGCTTCGGGGCCTATCGCGCCACCGCCGCGAAAACGATAGCGCACTATGGCGGTCGCTATCTGGTCCGCGGCGGCGGCGCAAACTTGATCGAAGGCGGCCCGCCGCCGAAAACCATCATCGTCGTCGAATTTCCGACGATGCAACGTTTACGCGAATGGTACGCATCGCCGGAATATGCGGAGGCCCTGAAAGTGCGGCAGACGGCGCTCGATCGGCGGCTGATCTTCGTTGAGGGCGTGCCGCTGGCTTGA
- a CDS encoding DUF1236 domain-containing protein, which translates to MKKLFMIAAAASLVATMANAQTTTVETTTGAAGATVRIEPEYRTRIKSYVTEHKIRPVETRERIVVGAKVPTDVELVPVPSDWGPSVTKYRYVYSNDRVMLVDPGTRTVVHEID; encoded by the coding sequence ATGAAGAAGCTATTCATGATTGCGGCGGCAGCGTCGCTGGTTGCGACGATGGCCAATGCGCAGACTACTACCGTCGAGACGACGACCGGAGCCGCTGGCGCGACAGTCCGGATCGAGCCGGAATATCGCACCCGGATCAAGAGCTATGTGACCGAGCACAAGATCCGTCCGGTGGAAACACGGGAACGGATCGTGGTTGGCGCCAAGGTGCCGACCGACGTCGAACTCGTGCCGGTGCCTTCGGATTGGGGCCCGTCAGTGACGAAGTATCGCTACGTCTACTCGAACGACCGCGTGATGCTGGTCGATCCAGGCACCCGTACCGTGGTGCATGAAATCGACTAA
- a CDS encoding amidase, with protein MTEPCDLPAVTARALIGERKLSPVELMDSCIRRIEEIDPAVNAVIARSFESARATARESEAAVMRSDALGPLHGLPLGVKDLIDAKGLPTSFGSVLFTDNIAAEDEAIVAMLKRAGAIVIGKTNVPEWGAGGNTRNALHGATGNPFDPERSAAGSSGGSAVALATGMVPIATGSDTGGSVRNPAAFCGVVGFRPSPGLIASNSRNMAWLQISQLGPMARNVSDACLMLSCMLDRDARDPLSAILHAGGTPERATYRNPPRVDLATLRIAATSDFGFAPTERAIAATFERKLATFGSAFRSLEWTHPDCSHADEVFRILRAVAFLGRHRELAEKYPDKVGPNIRDNVAEGLGYSALDVARALSLQTALYRSWQTFFGAHDFVIAPTVTISPRPWSELYPAMIDGTPTKSYFHWLALAYAVTNAGHPVVAIPAGRDGAGLPFGIQIIGPRGGDVATLAVAREIEALLAANPETARPVPDLAWLRRQPPISSRPGFLDFD; from the coding sequence ATGACCGAGCCGTGCGATCTGCCCGCGGTAACGGCCCGGGCGCTGATCGGCGAGCGCAAGCTTTCGCCGGTCGAACTGATGGACAGTTGCATCCGGCGGATCGAGGAGATCGATCCCGCCGTCAATGCGGTCATTGCGCGCTCGTTCGAGTCCGCGCGCGCAACGGCGCGGGAGAGCGAGGCTGCCGTGATGCGCAGCGATGCGCTCGGCCCGCTGCACGGGCTTCCGCTCGGGGTGAAGGACCTGATAGACGCCAAGGGGCTGCCGACGAGTTTTGGCAGCGTGCTGTTCACGGACAACATCGCGGCCGAGGATGAAGCTATCGTTGCGATGCTCAAGCGCGCGGGCGCGATCGTCATCGGCAAGACCAACGTCCCCGAATGGGGCGCCGGCGGCAACACCCGCAACGCGCTTCATGGCGCCACCGGCAACCCGTTCGATCCCGAGCGTTCCGCCGCCGGCTCGTCCGGCGGATCGGCGGTCGCGCTTGCCACCGGCATGGTGCCGATCGCGACTGGGTCGGATACCGGAGGTTCGGTGCGAAACCCCGCCGCGTTTTGCGGTGTCGTCGGCTTCCGCCCCTCGCCCGGGCTGATCGCCAGCAACAGCCGCAACATGGCATGGCTGCAAATCTCACAGCTTGGACCAATGGCGAGAAATGTATCGGACGCCTGCCTGATGCTTTCCTGCATGCTGGATCGCGACGCGCGGGATCCGCTATCGGCGATCCTTCACGCCGGCGGAACGCCCGAACGTGCGACCTATCGCAATCCGCCAAGGGTCGATCTCGCTACCTTGCGGATCGCAGCGACATCCGATTTCGGATTTGCGCCGACGGAGCGCGCCATCGCTGCGACATTCGAGAGGAAGCTCGCGACATTCGGATCGGCGTTCCGCAGCCTCGAATGGACCCATCCGGACTGCAGCCATGCCGACGAGGTGTTCCGCATCCTGCGCGCCGTCGCATTTCTGGGGCGTCACCGTGAACTCGCCGAGAAATATCCGGACAAGGTGGGCCCCAATATTCGCGACAATGTCGCCGAGGGGCTCGGCTATTCCGCGCTCGACGTGGCGCGTGCGCTGTCGCTGCAGACCGCGCTCTATCGGAGCTGGCAGACATTCTTCGGCGCGCATGATTTTGTCATCGCGCCAACGGTCACGATCAGCCCGCGGCCGTGGTCGGAGCTCTACCCAGCCATGATCGACGGCACGCCGACCAAAAGCTATTTCCACTGGCTGGCGCTGGCCTATGCCGTCACCAATGCCGGACATCCGGTGGTGGCGATACCGGCCGGCCGCGACGGCGCCGGATTGCCGTTCGGTATCCAGATCATCGGCCCGCGCGGCGGCGATGTCGCAACGCTTGCCGTTGCCCGCGAGATCGAGGCGCTGCTTGCCGCCAATCCGGAGACGGCCCGCCCCGTCCCCGATCTCGCCTGGCTGCGCCGTCAGCCGCCAATTTCCTCCCGGCCGGGTTTTCTAGATTTCGACTGA
- a CDS encoding tripartite tricarboxylate transporter substrate binding protein, which translates to MIRMFLTAAIASACVVGCASIATAQGSYPEKPLQLIVPFPAGGASDVVGRILAGELETRLGKPVIVINRPGGGTTIAAKEVAIAAPDGYTLFSSSNSTFTLQNAVKENVPYDSAKDFEPIAQTGTITMVLVTNRDNPIKDVAALVAAAKANPDKLSLASFGVATISHFAGELFKSSAGIKMVHLPYRGSAPAMNDLIGKHIEYHVDTVIAIRPQIEAGTVRPLAVFSAKRSQFLPDVPTLAELGYPNIDLVSWGTVVVPKGVPPAIRDRLTSVLEEAIASPAVIERFKKVGYEAGFKRYSDWPGFIAKETAEMKELALKGGIKEE; encoded by the coding sequence ATGATACGGATGTTTCTGACGGCCGCGATAGCGTCGGCCTGTGTGGTGGGCTGTGCCTCGATCGCAACAGCGCAAGGTAGCTACCCCGAAAAACCGCTGCAGTTGATCGTGCCCTTTCCGGCGGGCGGCGCCTCCGACGTCGTCGGGCGCATCCTTGCCGGCGAGCTCGAGACCCGTCTGGGCAAGCCCGTCATCGTGATCAATCGCCCCGGCGGCGGCACCACGATCGCCGCCAAGGAGGTCGCCATCGCGGCTCCCGATGGCTACACCCTGTTCTCCAGCTCGAATTCGACCTTCACCTTGCAGAATGCGGTGAAGGAGAACGTGCCGTATGACAGCGCGAAGGATTTCGAGCCGATCGCCCAGACCGGCACCATAACGATGGTGCTGGTCACCAATCGCGACAATCCGATCAAGGACGTTGCTGCGCTGGTTGCGGCGGCCAAGGCCAATCCAGACAAGCTATCGCTGGCTTCCTTTGGCGTGGCGACCATTTCGCATTTTGCCGGCGAGCTGTTCAAATCGAGTGCCGGCATCAAGATGGTGCACCTGCCCTACAGGGGCAGCGCGCCGGCGATGAACGACCTGATTGGTAAGCACATCGAGTACCACGTCGATACCGTGATCGCGATCAGGCCGCAAATAGAAGCCGGCACGGTTCGCCCGCTGGCGGTGTTCTCCGCCAAGCGCTCGCAGTTCCTCCCCGACGTTCCGACGCTCGCCGAACTCGGTTATCCCAATATCGACCTTGTCTCCTGGGGTACCGTGGTCGTGCCGAAGGGAGTCCCGCCGGCCATTCGCGATCGGCTGACCTCGGTGCTGGAAGAGGCGATCGCAAGCCCTGCGGTGATCGAGCGCTTTAAGAAGGTCGGATACGAAGCCGGCTTCAAGCGTTATTCGGACTGGCCGGGTTTCATCGCCAAGGAAACCGCGGAGATGAAAGAACTGGCCCTCAAGGGCGGGATCAAGGAAGAGTAA
- a CDS encoding hydrolase: MAKTKTQPEPVRDPKADHLLTPQNCVLVLIDYQPEQYSTVTSSSREEITLNVVALCKLAQAYSIPVVLSTVAVGMGVNEGTIPAIREALPGVEEIDRTGVNAWEDEDFRKAVQGTGRRKVVIAALWTEVCLAFPTLDMLAEGYEVYPVADAVGGISPTAHTRAFDRMIQAGARPITAISFGCEIMRNWARGDSDSLRHVMRWYFPEHRHLHKSA; the protein is encoded by the coding sequence GTGGCAAAGACAAAGACCCAGCCCGAGCCCGTCCGCGACCCCAAGGCCGATCATCTTCTGACCCCGCAAAACTGCGTTCTGGTCCTGATCGACTACCAGCCTGAGCAGTATTCGACCGTGACCTCATCCTCCCGTGAGGAGATCACCCTCAACGTGGTTGCGCTGTGCAAACTCGCTCAGGCCTACAGTATCCCCGTGGTGCTCTCGACGGTCGCGGTAGGCATGGGCGTGAACGAAGGCACGATTCCGGCGATCCGCGAGGCTCTGCCGGGAGTGGAAGAGATCGACCGCACGGGCGTCAATGCCTGGGAGGACGAGGACTTCCGCAAGGCCGTCCAAGGCACGGGGCGGCGCAAGGTGGTCATCGCCGCGCTTTGGACCGAAGTCTGCCTGGCCTTTCCGACCCTCGACATGCTGGCCGAAGGCTACGAGGTGTATCCGGTTGCCGACGCTGTGGGCGGCATCTCGCCGACCGCACACACGCGTGCGTTTGACCGAATGATTCAGGCGGGGGCAAGACCCATCACTGCGATCTCGTTCGGCTGCGAGATCATGCGCAACTGGGCGCGCGGAGATTCCGACAGTCTGCGACACGTCATGCGATGGTATTTCCCCGAGCATCGCCATCTGCACAAATCAGCTTGA
- a CDS encoding zinc-binding alcohol dehydrogenase family protein: protein MKAVGYKKSLPIEDAQSLFDFETAKPEPKGRDVRVAVKAISANPVDYKVRKRAAPPEGETKILGYDAAGIVDAVGPDVTLFKPGDEVFYAGSILRQGTNAEFHLVDERIVGKKPKSLSFAQAAALPLTSITAWELLFDRLGAVPGKSVDPRTLLITGGAGGVGSILIQLARRLTGLTVVATATRPESQKWCLDLGAHAVIDHSKPMKEQTEKLKVPPVALVASLTFTDQHYKAIADFIAPQGKFGLIDDPPEFTVSAFKGKAVSIHWESMFTRSSFQTADMIAQHHLLNDVADMIDKGVLRTTLDQTFGTINAANLKRAHALLESGKSRGKIVLEGW, encoded by the coding sequence ATGAAAGCCGTCGGCTACAAAAAATCGCTCCCCATCGAGGACGCGCAATCGCTATTCGATTTCGAAACCGCAAAGCCGGAACCGAAGGGTCGCGACGTCAGGGTCGCCGTCAAGGCGATCTCGGCCAACCCGGTCGACTACAAGGTCCGCAAGCGCGCCGCCCCGCCCGAGGGCGAGACCAAAATCCTCGGCTACGACGCCGCCGGCATCGTCGATGCCGTAGGTCCCGACGTAACCCTGTTCAAGCCGGGTGATGAAGTGTTTTACGCCGGGTCGATCCTGCGCCAGGGCACCAATGCGGAATTTCATCTGGTCGACGAACGGATCGTCGGCAAGAAGCCGAAATCGCTATCGTTCGCGCAGGCCGCCGCGCTGCCGCTCACTTCGATCACCGCTTGGGAGTTGCTGTTCGACCGACTCGGCGCCGTGCCGGGGAAGAGCGTCGATCCGCGCACGCTGTTGATCACCGGCGGCGCCGGTGGCGTCGGTTCGATCCTGATCCAGCTCGCGCGCCGCCTCACCGGCCTGACGGTCGTCGCCACCGCCACGCGCCCCGAGTCGCAAAAATGGTGCCTCGACCTCGGCGCGCATGCCGTGATCGACCATTCCAAACCGATGAAGGAGCAGACCGAGAAGCTGAAAGTGCCGCCGGTCGCCCTGGTCGCGAGCCTCACCTTCACCGACCAGCACTACAAGGCGATCGCCGATTTTATCGCGCCGCAAGGCAAGTTCGGCCTGATCGACGATCCCCCGGAATTCACGGTCTCTGCCTTCAAGGGCAAGGCGGTCTCGATCCATTGGGAATCGATGTTCACGCGCTCGTCGTTCCAGACGGCTGACATGATCGCTCAGCATCATCTGCTCAACGATGTGGCAGATATGATCGACAAAGGCGTGCTGCGCACCACCCTTGACCAGACTTTTGGCACCATCAACGCGGCCAATCTGAAGCGGGCGCACGCATTGCTAGAGTCAGGCAAATCGCGGGGCAAGATCGTGCTGGAGGGATGGTAG
- a CDS encoding helix-turn-helix domain-containing protein, with the protein MKRRNFAHRPGCAVEATLDLIDGKWKGVILFHLQAGTQRFGELRRRMPGITQRMLTKQLRALEDDKLVVRKVYAEVPPRVEYTLSDIGESLRPVIETLRAWGEGHQERLSCGPAPDAVETPDRAA; encoded by the coding sequence ATGAAACGGCGGAATTTTGCCCACCGGCCGGGTTGCGCGGTCGAAGCGACGCTTGACCTGATCGACGGCAAGTGGAAGGGCGTGATCCTGTTCCACCTGCAGGCCGGGACCCAGCGCTTCGGGGAGTTGCGGCGGCGGATGCCGGGGATTACCCAGCGCATGCTGACCAAGCAGCTTCGGGCGCTCGAGGACGACAAGCTCGTGGTTCGCAAGGTCTATGCCGAGGTGCCGCCGCGGGTGGAATACACGCTGTCGGACATTGGCGAGAGCCTGCGGCCCGTGATCGAGACGCTGCGGGCGTGGGGCGAGGGCCATCAGGAACGGCTATCCTGCGGGCCTGCGCCCGACGCCGTCGAAACGCCCGATCGCGCGGCCTGA
- a CDS encoding DegQ family serine endoprotease, whose translation MNLIRSFALLLVAAVVATPALAQDRRVPASGAELRLSYAPIVQRAQPAVVNVYAAKTVQNRNPLLDDPVFRRFFGVPGQQPEQMQRSLGSGVMVDPAGLVVTNNHVIEGADQVKISLADKREFEAEIVLKDSRTDLAVLRVKDGREKFATLEFANSDELLVGDVVLAIGNPFGVGQTVTHGIVSALARTKVGITDYQFFIQTDAAINPGNSGGALVDMTGKLVGINTAIFSRSGGSQGIGFAIPANMVRVVVASAKSGGKAVKRPWLGAKLQAVTPEIAETLGLKLPNGALVANVAPNSPAARAGLKPSDLIVAIEGQTIDEPNAFDYRFATRQLGGAAQIDVQRAGKTVKLTVPLETAPDTNRDEIVLTARSPFQGAKVANISPAIADELHLDSQTEGVVVIDLADGGTAASVGFQKGDIILAVNSQKIAKTSDLDKASKVSSRLWRIVVVRGGQQINVTLGG comes from the coding sequence ATGAATTTGATCCGCTCCTTCGCCCTGCTGCTGGTTGCAGCAGTCGTTGCAACACCAGCGCTGGCGCAGGACCGGCGCGTGCCGGCCTCGGGCGCCGAGCTCCGGCTGTCCTACGCGCCGATCGTGCAGCGCGCGCAGCCGGCAGTGGTGAACGTCTATGCCGCGAAGACTGTGCAGAACCGAAATCCGCTTTTGGACGACCCGGTCTTCCGCCGCTTCTTCGGCGTGCCCGGCCAGCAGCCCGAGCAGATGCAGCGCTCGCTCGGATCGGGCGTGATGGTCGATCCGGCGGGGCTTGTGGTCACCAACAACCACGTCATCGAGGGCGCCGATCAGGTCAAGATTTCGCTGGCCGACAAGCGCGAGTTCGAGGCCGAGATCGTGCTCAAGGACAGCCGCACCGATCTGGCCGTGCTGCGCGTGAAGGACGGCAGGGAGAAATTCGCCACGCTGGAGTTCGCCAATTCGGATGAACTGCTGGTCGGCGACGTCGTGCTCGCGATCGGCAATCCCTTCGGCGTCGGCCAGACCGTCACCCACGGCATCGTTTCGGCACTGGCCCGCACCAAGGTCGGCATCACCGACTACCAGTTCTTCATCCAGACCGACGCTGCGATCAATCCCGGCAATTCCGGCGGTGCGCTGGTCGACATGACCGGCAAGCTCGTCGGTATCAACACCGCGATCTTCTCGCGCTCCGGCGGCTCGCAAGGCATCGGCTTTGCGATCCCGGCCAACATGGTGCGCGTGGTCGTGGCGTCCGCCAAGAGCGGCGGCAAGGCCGTCAAGCGGCCGTGGCTGGGCGCGAAACTGCAGGCGGTGACGCCCGAAATCGCCGAGACGCTCGGGCTGAAACTGCCGAACGGCGCCTTGGTCGCCAATGTCGCGCCGAACAGTCCGGCTGCCCGCGCCGGGCTGAAGCCTTCGGATCTGATTGTTGCGATCGAAGGCCAGACGATCGACGAGCCTAACGCGTTCGACTACCGCTTCGCTACAAGGCAGCTCGGCGGCGCTGCGCAGATCGACGTGCAGCGCGCCGGCAAGACCGTGAAACTGACGGTGCCGCTGGAGACCGCCCCCGACACCAACCGCGATGAAATCGTGCTCACCGCGCGCTCGCCGTTCCAGGGCGCCAAGGTCGCCAATATTTCGCCGGCGATTGCCGACGAGCTGCATCTGGATTCCCAGACCGAGGGCGTCGTGGTGATCGATCTCGCCGATGGCGGCACTGCGGCCAGCGTCGGGTTCCAGAAGGGCGACATCATCCTTGCGGTCAACAGCCAGAAGATCGCCAAGACCAGCGACCTCGACAAGGCGTCGAAAGTATCGTCGAGGCTCTGGCGCATCGTCGTGGTGCGCGGCGGCCAGCAGATCAACGTGACGCTGGGCGGATGA
- a CDS encoding replication-associated recombination protein A, which translates to MSPKQPREATNLFAAAGMEQDAPHPLPDRLRPRTLADVVGQDHILGADGALTRMLATRTLGSLVFWGPPGTGKTTVARLLADATELHFEQISAVFSGVADLKKVFDAARARREMGKGTLLFVDEVHRFNRAQQDSFLPVMEDGTVVLVGATTENPSFELNAALLSRARVLVFHSLDAAAIEKLFAHAEKIEGRKLPLDPEARAVLVRMADGDGRAALTLAEEVWRAARKDEIFNAAQLQEILQRRAPIYDKSADGHYNLISALHKSVRGSDPDAALYYLARMLDAGEDPLFLARRVVRMAVEDIGLADPQALVICNAAKDAFDFLGSPEGELAIAQAVIYLATAPKSNAAYKAFGAAMRTAKEGGSLLPPKHILNSPTKLMKSEGYGSGYEYDHDAPDAFSGQDYFPEALGRQTFYDPPDRGFEREIRKRLDYWAKLRRERERE; encoded by the coding sequence ATGAGCCCGAAACAACCGCGCGAGGCGACCAACCTCTTCGCCGCGGCGGGGATGGAGCAGGATGCGCCGCATCCGCTGCCCGACCGGCTGCGCCCGCGCACGCTCGCCGACGTCGTCGGCCAGGATCATATCCTTGGTGCCGACGGCGCGCTGACGCGCATGCTGGCCACGCGCACGCTGGGCTCGCTGGTGTTCTGGGGGCCGCCCGGCACCGGCAAGACCACGGTGGCACGGCTGCTGGCTGATGCCACCGAACTGCATTTTGAGCAGATTTCGGCCGTGTTTTCCGGCGTCGCCGACCTCAAGAAGGTGTTCGACGCGGCGCGCGCCCGCCGCGAGATGGGCAAGGGCACGCTGTTGTTCGTCGACGAGGTGCATCGTTTCAACCGCGCCCAGCAGGATTCGTTTCTGCCCGTGATGGAAGACGGCACCGTGGTGCTGGTCGGCGCCACCACGGAAAACCCGTCGTTCGAACTCAACGCCGCGCTTCTGTCACGGGCGCGGGTGCTGGTGTTTCATTCGCTCGATGCCGCCGCGATCGAAAAACTGTTTGCGCATGCCGAAAAGATCGAGGGCCGGAAACTGCCGCTCGATCCGGAGGCGCGCGCCGTGCTGGTGCGGATGGCCGATGGCGACGGTCGCGCCGCGCTGACGCTGGCCGAAGAGGTCTGGCGCGCCGCGCGCAAGGATGAAATCTTCAACGCCGCGCAGTTGCAGGAAATTTTGCAGCGCCGCGCGCCGATCTACGACAAATCCGCCGACGGCCATTACAATCTGATCTCCGCGCTGCACAAATCGGTGCGCGGCTCCGATCCGGATGCGGCGCTGTATTATCTCGCGCGCATGCTGGATGCCGGCGAGGATCCGCTGTTCCTGGCACGGCGCGTGGTGCGGATGGCGGTCGAGGATATCGGCCTTGCCGATCCTCAGGCGCTGGTGATCTGCAATGCCGCCAAGGATGCGTTCGATTTTCTTGGGTCTCCCGAAGGCGAACTCGCGATCGCGCAGGCCGTGATCTATCTCGCCACCGCGCCGAAATCGAACGCCGCCTACAAGGCCTTTGGGGCTGCGATGCGGACGGCGAAGGAGGGCGGATCGCTGCTGCCGCCAAAACATATTCTCAATTCACCGACCAAACTGATGAAGTCGGAAGGCTATGGCTCCGGCTATGAATACGACCACGACGCGCCGGACGCCTTCTCCGGGCAGGACTACTTTCCGGAAGCGCTGGGGCGGCAGACCTTCTACGATCCGCCAGATCGCGGCTTCGAGCGCGAAATCCGCAAGCGGCTGGATTACTGGGCGAAGTTGCGAAGGGAACGTGAGCGCGAATGA
- a CDS encoding tetratricopeptide repeat protein, with product MAALASTLAAAAETVEVVPGVQVTKRTYSAPVNEQPFFGFAVKSPEEKAADEKFVDAIVGAAGSREKAFDETTMRGWRAINTGKIKEAAVRFNQAFLILPEQSRVYHGFAVVAQARFNDLDAADEFFRIALERPNPVKALKADYGRFLLVAKRPRDAQSVLEQAVKDAPDFGDAWTNLAWARFQNGDAAAACAAAEEAAKHRPSNNSMGDLTAVRNVAQCK from the coding sequence GTGGCGGCGCTGGCGTCCACGCTTGCGGCTGCTGCCGAGACCGTCGAGGTCGTGCCGGGCGTGCAAGTGACGAAGCGGACGTATTCCGCGCCGGTCAACGAGCAGCCATTTTTTGGATTCGCGGTCAAGAGTCCGGAGGAGAAGGCCGCTGATGAAAAATTTGTAGACGCCATCGTGGGAGCCGCCGGCTCGCGTGAAAAGGCTTTCGACGAAACGACGATGCGTGGCTGGAGAGCGATAAATACCGGCAAGATCAAGGAAGCCGCGGTGCGATTTAATCAGGCGTTTCTCATTTTGCCTGAACAGAGCCGCGTCTATCATGGCTTCGCGGTGGTTGCCCAAGCGCGATTCAATGACCTGGATGCCGCGGACGAGTTCTTCCGGATCGCGCTGGAGCGGCCCAACCCGGTAAAGGCCCTCAAGGCCGATTATGGCCGCTTCCTGCTGGTCGCCAAACGACCGCGTGATGCGCAGTCCGTGCTGGAACAGGCGGTCAAGGACGCGCCGGATTTTGGCGACGCCTGGACCAATCTCGCCTGGGCGCGCTTCCAGAATGGCGACGCGGCGGCGGCCTGCGCGGCGGCGGAGGAGGCTGCCAAGCACCGTCCGTCCAACAATTCCATGGGCGATCTGACGGCGGTCAGAAACGTCGCCCAGTGTAAATAG
- a CDS encoding TfoX/Sxy family protein: MAWTKSPQSLIDLFEKSVPSGTSVSRRKMFGYPAAFANGNLFIGLHQNDFIIRLSEKDRARFSAEFGERPFEPMPGRPMREYVRLPGELLTDPRRRASWIDLSLRYAEAIVPKAKPPKRKQMPQPVKRSRT; the protein is encoded by the coding sequence GTGGCCTGGACGAAATCACCGCAGTCGCTGATCGATCTGTTCGAGAAGTCGGTTCCGTCAGGCACAAGCGTTTCCCGCCGCAAGATGTTCGGCTACCCGGCGGCCTTCGCCAACGGAAACCTCTTTATCGGGCTGCATCAGAACGATTTCATCATACGGCTATCGGAGAAGGATCGCGCCCGGTTCAGCGCCGAATTCGGCGAACGGCCCTTCGAGCCCATGCCGGGCCGGCCGATGCGTGAATATGTGCGATTGCCCGGCGAACTGCTAACCGACCCGCGCAGGCGCGCATCCTGGATCGATCTTTCGCTGCGCTATGCCGAGGCCATCGTGCCCAAGGCGAAGCCTCCAAAGAGAAAGCAAATGCCCCAACCGGTGAAAAGGAGTCGCACGTGA